The Styela clava chromosome 10, kaStyClav1.hap1.2, whole genome shotgun sequence genome window below encodes:
- the LOC144428169 gene encoding microfibril-associated glycoprotein 4-like, protein MKVTLRHLFWELCVFAILINCAEPSISLGRCNLSCDEDHHAQVQVNQGLAVGPPGKAGPVGPPGSPGPPGVRGPIGESCDCTKYDNVLSRIVQNRFRDCVEVKSVIKTSGVSVIFPSDEYGGVHVYCDQDTDGGGWIVFQRRVGGPEDFYRGWDDYVTGFGSKEQDFWLGLETIHQLTNNGTWELRVDLKDFDGNTAFAKYSLFAVAGSSDNYRLTLSGYSGNASDSLKYHNKMSFSTKDRDNDPSTTRHCATSCTGAWWYNNCHNSNLNGVYNGSSSEAKGVSWYYWHSSHVSLKRAEMKIRRLD, encoded by the exons ATGAAAGTAACACTTAGACATTTATTTTGGGAGTTGTgtgtttttgcaattttaattaaCTGCGCGGAGCCGAGCATTTCCTTGGGTAGATGCAATCTTTCATGCGATGAAGACCATCATGCACAGGTACAAGTCAATCAGGGTTTAGCAGTAGGACCGCCGGGAAAAGCAGGCCCTGTTGGACCGCCAGGCAGTCCCGGACCACCCGGAGTGAGAGGTCCCATTGGAGAATCATGTGATTGCACAAAATACGACAACGTTCTCAGCAGGATAGTTC AAAATCGTTTTCGGGATTGCGTTGAAGTGAAATCCGTTATAAAAACAAGTGGAGTGTCGGTGATTTTTCCTTCAGATGAATATGGTGGGGTGCATGTCTACTGTGATCAAGATACAGATGGAGGTGGATGGATT GTATTTCAACGACGAGTCGGAGGTCCGGAAGATTTTTATCGAGGTTGGGATGACTACGTCACTGGTTTCGGCAGCAAAGAGCAAGACTTTTGGTTGG GATTGGAAACTATTCATCAACTCACAAACAACGGTACGTGGGAACTTCGAGTCgatttgaaagattttgacgGAAATACAGCATTCGCTAAATACAG TTTATTTGCTGTGGCTGGATCGTCAGATAACTATCGCCTCACCCTGTCCGGATATTCTGGAAATGCAA GTGACAGTCTGAAATATCACAACAAGATGTCTTTCAGCACGAAGGACAGGGACAATGACCCTTCCACTACCAGGCATTGTGCCACTTCGTGCACAGGGGCGTGGTGGTATAACAACTGTCACAATAGCAACCTGAACGGCGTTTACAATGGGTCATCTTCGGAAGCGAAAGGAGTCTCTTGGTACTATTGGCATTCAAGCCACGTCAGCCTGAAACGGGCGGAGATGAAAATAAGAAGATTGGATTga